In the genome of Limnochordia bacterium, the window GATCATAAATGCCAGGTAGTTGGGTTGATCATCTTGTGATGAATCAGTGGCTAAGCTCCAGGTGGATTGAGTAAGAGGGGGGGCGGCGCCGCTTTTACCCCCAAAGTGGGGTTTGCGGTTCATGATATGGTTAGCTTGGCTGAAGACACTAAACTAGTGATTATTACCGGATTGTCCGGAGCTGGTAAGACTGAGACAATTCGCTGTTTTGAGGACTATGGTTACTTTTGTGTGGACAACTTGCCACCAGTCTTACTGGTTAAATTTGCTGAATTGTTCTCACATTCCGATGGCAAGTTTCAAGGAGTGGCCATCGTATGCGATATTCGCGGGGGCGAGTTCTTTGATGATCTGTTTGCTGCCCTCGAGGAACTAGAGCTAATGGGGTACCAGCACAGCATCCTCTTTCTCGAGGCTTCAGATGAGATCTTGATCCGGCGCTATAAAGAGACAAGACGCCGGCATCCCCTCTCCAAAGAGCGAGGTATCTCCGAGGGAATCTCCGAGGAGCGTCGCCGTCTTGGTGAGTTACGGGGATGTGCGGATCGGATCATCGATACCTCTGCTCTATCCGTTCCACAGCTTAAGGCAGAGCTTACCGCCTATCTGGACAAGGCGGAAAGTGACAGACTAACGGTTACATGCATTTCCTTTGGTTTTGCGAAGGGGATTCCCCTAGATGCCGATTTGGTTATTGATGTTCGTTTCCTACCGAATCCCTTTTACGTGGACTCATTAAAACACCTGACCGGAAACGATGGGCCGGTGGATGAATACATCTTTAAATGGCCCATCACCCAGCGGTTTATGGACAAGTTTCTTGACTTTGTGTCTTTCCTAGTGCCCCAATATGTATCCGAAGGGAAGACCCATTTGACTATCGCCGTTGGTTGTACCGGAGGTAGGCATCGTTCCGTGGCTGTAACCAATCATCTAGCGGCCTATGTAAAACGTCAAGGGTACAAGACTGTGCTTGAGCATCGCGATATTTAGTCTTGCGGGGGGCTTCTTTTATGCATTTCTGGAAATGGTTGTACCCCGGCATGCGGGTAAAAAGATGGGTTGCTCTGATTATTTTTGGTATCTTTCTCCTGGCCCTAGGACTGGGCTTGGCAGTGAACAGCCCGGATTGGGGACCCTTTTTTGCGGGGCTTGCAGAACCGTTGAGGCAGTTGGTGGCCCCCGGTTCCTACGAAGGACTAGCCATTGGGTTTTTGGTCTTAGGAATAGGTGCAGTTACCTTTGGGATCCGGCAGGTAGTTCTTTCGATTACAGGTGTTCTTTGCCCCTACCAAGCTGAGGATATTGTTGATGTGGTGTATAAGACGAGGCAGCTAAACCGGGGGCCCAAGATCGTTGTAATTGGTGGGGGAACGGGCCTTAGTACCATGCTCCGGGGACTAAAGGAGTATACTACGAACATTACCGCCATCGTCACCACAACCGATGATGGCGGTAGTTCTGGTAGGCTTTCCCAGGAGCTTGGGGTTCTTCCGCCGGGAGATATCAGAAACAACTTAGTTGCCCTAGCGGATACAGAACCATTGATGGAGAAGCTGTTCCAGTATCGGTTTTCCCAGGGAAATGGACTTGCGGGTCATAGTTTTGGCAACTTGTTCTTGGCGGCCATGACAGATATTACCGGAGACTTTCAGGAAGCGATTAAGCTTTCCAGTCGGGTTCTCGCGGTGCGAGGCCTCGTATTACCTTCTACCTTAAACCGGGTGGTCCTGGAGGCGGAGTTTGCTGACGGGTCTAAGGCCAGCGGTGAGTGCAGTATTGTAGAGCAACGGAAGAAGATCAGCCGGGTTTCGCTTTCACCGAAGAATCCCAAACCAACGGATTTGGCTGTCTCTGCTATTGATGAGGCCGATATTATCATTCTGGGTCCGGGAAGTCTGTACACTAGCATTCTACCGAATCTCCTAGTTAAGGAGATCGCCTCGGCCATTGCCCAGGCTTCAGCCTTGAAGATCTATGTCTGTAACATCATGACCCAGCCGGGGGAAACCGATGGGTATACGGCATCGGATCATGTACGGGCGGTCTTCGACCATGTTGGTCTTCCCATTGTAGACTATGTGATCATGAATAGTGAACCGGTGACTGTGGAGTTGGCCAAACGCTACGCCAAAGAAGGCTCCTATGCGGTGGAAGTTGATGCCGCACAGATTCGCAGTTTAGGATGTATCCCTGTGGTGCATCCCCTCCTCGATGGGCAGTGCCTAGCCCACCATGCACCGGATAGACTGGCCAGTATCATTATGAATATTCTATTTGCGACCTGGGGGGCATAAAATGAACAAGGGACTAATAATTGTTGGAGTGGTAATTGCGATGGTGATCGGGTTTATGGCGGACCGAAAGATCGAACTGTGTGAGGTTGGTTCTATTGGTGCGCTGACTAGCACCTATACGGTGATTACCTCCCAGGATCAATTGCAGTCCCTCTGGCCTGCCTTCTGGAACCCGGGAACACCTCCCCAAGTAGATTTCGACAGGGAGGTTTTAATCGGTGCTTTCCTTGGCAAGTGTTCCACGGGAGGGTATAGCATCAAGATCGAGAAGGTTACCAAACGAAAGGGACAGCTTATTGTCCATACCAAGATCCAACGACCGGGCCCAGAGGATATCGTGATCATGGTGATTACCTATCCTGGGCATGTTGTCTCTATTCCTAAAAAGGCTTTAGACGGTGCTAATGCAGTCATCTTCCTAGACCAGAACCAGCGGATCCTAGGTGAAGTCCCTCTGACTAAATGATTTGTGCGGGGTGGCATGGATGTCATCTAGAACGGTGTTTACGGTCATTACTCCCCGAGAAATTCGCATGTTTGTACTACCTTTGTTGATCGTAGTTATCCTAGGTAGCTTCATCCAGCGGGTTGAACGGTTGGTTTACGGAGTAAGACCGGGGGTGATGCTAGATGGACAGCCAGTCGGTGGATTGTTTGCCCATGAGGTACGACGGATTGTGGAGCGAAAGGCCCAAGTGTATAATACGCCACCGGTAAACGCGCAGATTGACAAAAAAACCCGGGAGATTATCCCCGGCGAAATGGGCAAGATGATCGATATTGATGGTACGGTCCGCATGGTGTTAGAAGCATCTCCTAGGGAGTCCCTTTCCTCCGTCGTTTCAGAGATTCGACCTGAGATTACCTTTGAGATGTTGGTCACGCTCGATGAATCATTGGGGGTCTTTCATACCACCCTCATGGGCAGTCCTGGTAGAATGCAGAACATCCGATTGTGTATGGAAGCGATCAATAATACGGTGGTGGGTCCTGGAGAGACCTTTTCCTTTAACCAGGTGGTGGGGGAACGCACCTATGATAAGGGATATCGTCCCGCACCGGTAATAGTAGGCAGTTCAGTTATAGATGATATTGGTGGTGGGGTCTGTCAAGTCTCTAGCACACTGTACAATGCGGTGCGGGTTGCCAAGCTTGAGATTGTGGAACGGCATTTACATGGTATGTCGGTTACCTACATTGCTCGGGGTATGGATGCCACAGTGGCTTGGCCTGACGTGGATTTCAAGTTCCGGAACAATACTACACTGCCGGTGATCGTTTCTGCGGTGGTTGCTGGTGGGCAGGTTAGGGTTGAAATAGTCGGCAAAAAACGGTAAGGAGATGCTTATGGCTGGTACATTTTCCCGTAGAGTAAAAAGAGAACTTGCCACTTTGCCTGTGGAAAAGGAGTGTTGTGTGGAAGCGGAGCTTGGGGTGTTAGTCGATTTAGCCGGACGTCTAAGTAAGGATACGGTAGGTAGAAGACAGTTGGAGTTTTGGTTCGATCACCCCTCGGGAGCTAAACGCGCGTTTATGCTACTTAAAAGAGTAGGACTCAACGGTTCTTTGGAAGTGGTCCGGGGAGGACGCCAGAATAAGGCAAAGTATGTCATCCGTATTCCCGAAGAGGATCTTAGCCTTCTTACCGAGGCAAAGGTGAGCCTAAAGCGCAAGTGTTGCCAAAGGGCTTATCTGCGGATTATTTTCCTGTGTACCGGTTCTGTGACCGATCCGAAACGAGGGTATCATTTGGAGCTAAGCCTTTCGGATCGAGCCGAAGCCGATTTAGTGACGGATTACCTAAGGGAGCTGGGCATGGAAGGTGTTGGACGGATCTACCGAAACAGAAGCCCGGTGGTCTACCTAAAACGCGCTGATAGTATTGCAGATTTCCTCCGATTGGTCGGTGCCAGTGCTGCGCTACTTGAATTTGAAGATGTCAGGGTGCAGAAAAATGTAGTAGGACAAGTTAACCGACTAGTCAATTGTGAAACGGCCAACATGGACAAGACGATCAAAGCTGCCCTAGATCAAGTTAACGATATTAAACTTATTGAGTCAAAGATCGGTCTGCATAAACTCCCCGATAGCCTGCTTCAAGTTGCTTTGGCCAGACTAGAGCATCCCTATATTAGTCTATCTGAACTCGGTAGATACCTCGATCCCCCCTTAACCAAGTCCGGAGTCAACTACCGCTTGCGCAAGCTAAGTGCCATCGCCGAGAAATTGGCAGATGAGCAGAAGGAATCTGGCTAATGCTTGTGCTATCTGTATCGATAGAAGCCTTTGGTTGGATTGTAGGTTGTGCGCGAAAGCAGTGGGATTCTTGTATTTCTATCATGGTAGAAGCAGCAGCTTTTTTGCTGTAGTGCGAGCCTTTTCAGCTCCTCTTCTCCTATAGCCACGGAGGCATTTTCATTGTTTGCGCGATACTGAACCAAACGCCACATAGGTTCTCCTATTTTCACGGGATAATGCTGAATACGGTTAGAGTCGAGCAACACCACCGCCAACGAATAATCTTCGTTGGCGGTAAGGGCATGTACAGTATGAACCATGGCGAGCCCTTGTGAATGCTGGTCTTTTTGATGTTGTCAGTCTTGAATGAAAAGAATAGCTTCGTCAATTCCTCACTGACATACTGCAACAATTGGTGCTTCGTGGTGCTGGCCAAAGCATGCGGAAAGAGGCTTTGGTCATGTCAAACGCTTACATCTGCCCAATATATCATCGTATTAGACCTAGGAACCGTGTCCATGTACTCTTTTGCATCCTTGGCTGCCGCTTGGTCAAACAATGTGAGATCTCGTTTAGAGGTAGAGGTGAAACTCGAGAAGTAGAAAGAGCACTGACAAATTGGGACAAACTCCGCATTAGTTGTCACGCCTGAAGACAGGGGAGTACACGACCAATGTATGGAACTGACAACTGGGAGGATATTGGTTGCCAGTTCCAACAGAGTATGAGGAACTCGGAGCGTGGGGATTAATAGCGCGTTACGGACATAGTCTGTTTGGATCATAACACGGATAACCAGAAGCCTCTATATGACGGGGTTTTCTCTTTCATCATTATGGGGGGACATCCATTATGTGTCAGACATGAGCACCGTCATAGCGGTATGCAGTTCTTGAACCCCGAATAGCCGCACAGTGGCATCACCGATGGCATCCTCAGCCGTCTACAAAGCCGCAAAAGCCAAGCACCCGGAAAGACGGTCCGGAGATGCTCGAAAGTGGCTTCTATCTGAGAAGGTATTGCTGAACCCAGAAAAAGAAGAAGTCTTAGACACTCAAGTAACAAAGGTTTCTTAACAGAAAAAGACGACAACTATCTTGACAAACACCGACAGTGTGATCTCCACCAACCGGATCTCCTATGGATTAGCTCGATCTAATCATGCTACCCGTAGTCTTTTTCGATGGTTCAGGGACGGGGGTGCTGGCTACTACCGCTCCAATTCAGCACGTATCCATTTTCACGAGATGCGTTTCTTGCATAGAATGACCAGTCATCTGGAAGAAACGCAAGACATGTGTTAACATATATTTACCGTAGTAAAGTGGTGTAGTACAATACTACCAACGGGGATTGATACATATGGATATGGACCATACTGAGCTTTACGCTGTTCTCACTTGAGTGACTGCATGCCGTACGGTCCTAGGAATAGCAAGAAGCGAGGTTTGGTGAGATCGTGCTTTGTACCCGATTTTAGCTCGGATTACAAGACGCTCATTATAAGGAGGACTATCTATGATGGCGAGCGACACTAATGAAACATACTGGTCTAACTACGATGGCCTTCAACATGCTAAACACAGAATTCTGTCAGAGTATTTAGGTGGTTGGTTTGCTATACTTGGGTCGGTAAAAGGGCAAATGCTATATGTAGATACTCATGCTGGACGTGGTCGCCATACGACCGGTGAACTTGGCTCACCTCTTCTGGCGCTGCAGACCCTTCTGGATCATCGGGACAAGGATGCAATACTCAAACATAGCAACGTTCACTTCCTTTTTCTTGAAGCCGAGGAGCATAATTGTGAGGCACTTGAGCGAGAACTTGCTTTGCTACAGCTTCCTTCTAAGATTTCCGTTGATCTTGTTAATCGTGATTTTGAGGACGTCATCAATAGTCTTCTTGATTCGGTAGACCGCAAAGGAAAAAGACTTGAACCCTCCTTCCTCTTCATTGATCCATTCGGTTTCAGATTGTCCATGCAGTTGTTACGTCGTCTTATGAGATATCCAAGAGTTGAGTTATTGATCAATTTCATGTTCCGTTACGTGGATATGGCCATTCGGCATGAATCGCAGGCAGCTAACATGGATAGACTCTTTGGATGTCCTGACTGGAATAGTCTGATGGCGATTGACCATCCCGATCAGCGCAGCATAGAGACTATCAATCTCTTTTCAAAGCAACTTAACGCCCGTTACGTAACTCATATGCGGATGCTTGGAACCAATCGTGCTACTAAGTATGTGTTGCTACATGCAACTAATCATGTGAAGGGCAGACAACTGATGAAGAATACAATGTGGAAGGTGAGTCCAGATGGTAGCTTTTGCGCTTATCAGAATGATAACCCCCATCAGTTAATGCTATTTGAGGAAGAACCAGATTTGACAGTCTTACAGAAGCAACTATTCGATAGATTTGCAGGCCAGACCATCGAATATGAAACACTATGTTCATGGGTAGATCAGACGATGTGGCTTAAAAAACACCTAAACACTGTCCTTAGAGACTACCGTAAGGAGAATAAGCGTGCTTTTTCCGGATACGAGGGTCGGTTTTCGTTCAATCAAAACCCGACAATAAGGTTTCCTTAAGGTGGTTGTCTTTCGGGTATTCCTACACTAGAGGAAATTGGTGTAGTCAATCATGCAACAGTGATGCAGGAGTCTTCAAAAGGTACCGAGGGATACCCTCTTCAGAGAATCTTTACGAACGTATGTTTCTATGGTACGATCCAGTTGGTTGACTATGCAAAAGCAGACTCCGAAGGTGGTTCCGATGGCTAGTATTTCAAAAATTGAGTGGACAGAGATTACATGGAATCCCGTCACTGGGTGCAGTAAGATTAGTGAAGGTTGTAGACATTGCTATGCTGAACGAATGGCGAGACGTCTTAAAGCGATGGGAATGCACCGTTACCGCAATGGATTTGATGTTACACTCCAACCGGATGTACTACAACAGCCGCTTCGCTGGCAGAAACCTCGCCTAGTGTTTGTCAATTCGATGAGCGACCTTTTCCACGAAGATATTCCTAGCGCATATATCCGGCAAGTTTTTGAGGTGATGCAAAAGGCATCAAAACACACCTTTCAGATCCTTACTAAACGTTCTAAGCGGCTGCGGGAGCTAAGTCGCGATCTGGCATGGCCCCCGAACGTTTGGATGGGGGTTACTGTTGAGGCTCAGGAGTATGATTACCGGATTGAGGATCTGATGTCTGTACCCGCATCTGTTCGGTTTCTGTCATTAGAGCCACTGTTAGGACCGATCCATGGGATCCCTGAAAAGGTGGACTGGGTGATTGTCGGTGGTGAGTCCGGGCCGGGAGCAAGACCGGTAGATATCCGTTGGATTAGATGTATTCGTGACGAATGCCAGAAGAAGGATATGGCCTTTTTCTTTAAGCAGTGGGGTGGAACACGTAGAAAAGCGAAAGGACGAACCCTCGACGGTCAGATCTGGAGTGAAATGCCTGATATCCGTCGGTGTGTTCTGTGAGAAGAGAACTTGTTAACTGATATTATTAAATGATCAAGGACTACCAGTAGTAAGGGGTCTTCAAGGTATGATGCTGGTAAGGATAACCCGATAGTGAAACCATATAGAGTCGATCTGAAATTGTGAAGCCTGGGTACAATCGAGATAAAAGACGCGAAAGGACTAAGCGCAAGCTTGAGCAAATAGCAGTACCAAAAAGGCAGACGGTGATGGGAAACTCGGCATCCGTGTCGGAAAAGTGCTGAGCAAAAGTAAGGTTGACAACCGAATC includes:
- a CDS encoding VanW family protein, coding for MSSRTVFTVITPREIRMFVLPLLIVVILGSFIQRVERLVYGVRPGVMLDGQPVGGLFAHEVRRIVERKAQVYNTPPVNAQIDKKTREIIPGEMGKMIDIDGTVRMVLEASPRESLSSVVSEIRPEITFEMLVTLDESLGVFHTTLMGSPGRMQNIRLCMEAINNTVVGPGETFSFNQVVGERTYDKGYRPAPVIVGSSVIDDIGGGVCQVSSTLYNAVRVAKLEIVERHLHGMSVTYIARGMDATVAWPDVDFKFRNNTTLPVIVSAVVAGGQVRVEIVGKKR
- a CDS encoding YvcK family protein, yielding MHFWKWLYPGMRVKRWVALIIFGIFLLALGLGLAVNSPDWGPFFAGLAEPLRQLVAPGSYEGLAIGFLVLGIGAVTFGIRQVVLSITGVLCPYQAEDIVDVVYKTRQLNRGPKIVVIGGGTGLSTMLRGLKEYTTNITAIVTTTDDGGSSGRLSQELGVLPPGDIRNNLVALADTEPLMEKLFQYRFSQGNGLAGHSFGNLFLAAMTDITGDFQEAIKLSSRVLAVRGLVLPSTLNRVVLEAEFADGSKASGECSIVEQRKKISRVSLSPKNPKPTDLAVSAIDEADIIILGPGSLYTSILPNLLVKEIASAIAQASALKIYVCNIMTQPGETDGYTASDHVRAVFDHVGLPIVDYVIMNSEPVTVELAKRYAKEGSYAVEVDAAQIRSLGCIPVVHPLLDGQCLAHHAPDRLASIIMNILFATWGA
- a CDS encoding protease complex subunit PrcB family protein encodes the protein MNKGLIIVGVVIAMVIGFMADRKIELCEVGSIGALTSTYTVITSQDQLQSLWPAFWNPGTPPQVDFDREVLIGAFLGKCSTGGYSIKIEKVTKRKGQLIVHTKIQRPGPEDIVIMVITYPGHVVSIPKKALDGANAVIFLDQNQRILGEVPLTK
- the whiA gene encoding DNA-binding protein WhiA — its product is MAGTFSRRVKRELATLPVEKECCVEAELGVLVDLAGRLSKDTVGRRQLEFWFDHPSGAKRAFMLLKRVGLNGSLEVVRGGRQNKAKYVIRIPEEDLSLLTEAKVSLKRKCCQRAYLRIIFLCTGSVTDPKRGYHLELSLSDRAEADLVTDYLRELGMEGVGRIYRNRSPVVYLKRADSIADFLRLVGASAALLEFEDVRVQKNVVGQVNRLVNCETANMDKTIKAALDQVNDIKLIESKIGLHKLPDSLLQVALARLEHPYISLSELGRYLDPPLTKSGVNYRLRKLSAIAEKLADEQKESG
- the rapZ gene encoding RNase adapter RapZ, which produces MVSLAEDTKLVIITGLSGAGKTETIRCFEDYGYFCVDNLPPVLLVKFAELFSHSDGKFQGVAIVCDIRGGEFFDDLFAALEELELMGYQHSILFLEASDEILIRRYKETRRRHPLSKERGISEGISEERRRLGELRGCADRIIDTSALSVPQLKAELTAYLDKAESDRLTVTCISFGFAKGIPLDADLVIDVRFLPNPFYVDSLKHLTGNDGPVDEYIFKWPITQRFMDKFLDFVSFLVPQYVSEGKTHLTIAVGCTGGRHRSVAVTNHLAAYVKRQGYKTVLEHRDI
- a CDS encoding phage Gp37/Gp68 family protein; translation: MASISKIEWTEITWNPVTGCSKISEGCRHCYAERMARRLKAMGMHRYRNGFDVTLQPDVLQQPLRWQKPRLVFVNSMSDLFHEDIPSAYIRQVFEVMQKASKHTFQILTKRSKRLRELSRDLAWPPNVWMGVTVEAQEYDYRIEDLMSVPASVRFLSLEPLLGPIHGIPEKVDWVIVGGESGPGARPVDIRWIRCIRDECQKKDMAFFFKQWGGTRRKAKGRTLDGQIWSEMPDIRRCVL
- a CDS encoding three-Cys-motif partner protein TcmP, coding for MMASDTNETYWSNYDGLQHAKHRILSEYLGGWFAILGSVKGQMLYVDTHAGRGRHTTGELGSPLLALQTLLDHRDKDAILKHSNVHFLFLEAEEHNCEALERELALLQLPSKISVDLVNRDFEDVINSLLDSVDRKGKRLEPSFLFIDPFGFRLSMQLLRRLMRYPRVELLINFMFRYVDMAIRHESQAANMDRLFGCPDWNSLMAIDHPDQRSIETINLFSKQLNARYVTHMRMLGTNRATKYVLLHATNHVKGRQLMKNTMWKVSPDGSFCAYQNDNPHQLMLFEEEPDLTVLQKQLFDRFAGQTIEYETLCSWVDQTMWLKKHLNTVLRDYRKENKRAFSGYEGRFSFNQNPTIRFP